In Silene latifolia isolate original U9 population chromosome 3, ASM4854445v1, whole genome shotgun sequence, a single window of DNA contains:
- the LOC141647673 gene encoding MLP-like protein 43, translated as MAASAGLLKRKLEGEVEIREGAADAFHDLFANRPHHLPNVKDDFIHACHLHEGAFGTPGSTIEWTYTVDGKKKTAKQIVEVVDEQNKVMKFKSIDGDLTKDYNYFAATFQVLPLTTGTCKVIWTLEYEKKEPGFPEPTAEMDALIKMAKEIDDHHHGVKN; from the exons ATGGCAGCATCGGCAGGTCTTTTGAAACGAAAGTTAGAAGGAGAAGTGGAGATAAGAGAAGGTGCAGCTGATGCATTCCATGACTTATTTGCAAATAGGCCTCACCATCTTCCTAACGTTAAGGATGACTTTATTCATGCTTGTCACTTGCATGAAGGTGCCTTTGGTACTCCTGGTTCCACCATCGAGTGGACATACACTGTTG ATGGGAAAAAGAAAACAGCAAAGCAAATAGTTGAAGTGGTGGATGAACAAAACAAGGTGATGAAGTTCAAAAGCATTGATGGAGATCTAACAAAGGACTACAATTACTTTGCAGCAACATTTCAAGTGCTTCCTCTGACCACAGGAACATGCAAAGTGATTTGGACATTAGAATACGAGAAGAAGGAGCCTGGCTTTCCTGAACCAACTGCTGAAATGGATGCCCTAATCAAGATGGCTAAGGAGATTGATGACCATCATCATGGTGTCAAGAACTAG